One genomic segment of Borrelia miyamotoi includes these proteins:
- a CDS encoding tetratricopeptide repeat protein produces the protein MNKIRSLPILIILIVLLITSFGGLGYYVYKERINKNNQEIMLNEVKNSIMDRNYKKAYSITKILKNKYPQNTDIAILENTLSELANNSPFESKDLQRDTANQILDKIQGKEQSIPINNENSEIAFNNKYIKDTTKIENYADRKNNTGIENEDILEFKQITVPKNLNNNKSKIINQEKTNLNNNESIEHKKNLFDLKKLKESLNKELNKAEISQLHTPKQVIETHKQNEDKLIKKKTDDFQENKIKQILKPEIKIDSTDTKNTSISQSKIIKKIDQSYNYVIKKTLYEILDNINTGNSLIAKKRLNELIKKGLSNKFNKINNLIDQLKTQEASNLLIQLIRQDIEPNLPNIKKAPFNKKLLKQKQHKKEIPQLNEHSINDQIKIEKKPQIHSDHSKQPQTDLKSLQMLALASEKQQDFKNAEEIYEKIASITNNEEDYYKVGIMQFKLKKYEESIKAFDKTISLNPKHKKAYTNKGTNLILLNKPKEAIEVFKKAIAIDPNYDTAYYKKGIAEEKNNDKQNAFLSLKKAYDIKKNPNYALQAGIIANHIGDFQNSEKYLEKAIVSIKEKNDVMFYNLAIAKFENNRLNESLQTINKALDINPEKPEYLYLKASIYLNKENYNEAIPLYNNVVLKDPENITAHINLAIAYEKSGNELKAIEILEKISNKNHLLALNNLGILYKNQGNYQKAIKIFQRAESLSSLEAKYNLATTFIAVKDNKRATTKLQEYIKENPNNPEALHALGIIEYNDNGNDTILKEVIKKFPDYKQNNIIMQIINE, from the coding sequence ATGAATAAAATAAGAAGCTTACCTATACTAATAATTTTAATAGTATTACTTATTACTTCATTTGGAGGCCTTGGTTATTATGTGTATAAAGAACGAATAAACAAAAATAATCAAGAAATAATGCTAAACGAAGTAAAAAATAGTATTATGGATAGAAATTATAAAAAAGCATACTCAATAACAAAAATTCTAAAAAATAAATATCCACAAAATACAGACATTGCAATCCTTGAAAACACTCTATCAGAACTTGCAAATAATAGCCCTTTTGAATCAAAAGATTTACAAAGAGATACTGCTAATCAAATACTAGATAAAATACAAGGAAAAGAACAATCAATACCAATCAACAATGAAAATTCCGAAATTGCTTTCAATAATAAATATATCAAAGACACTACAAAAATAGAAAACTATGCCGATAGAAAAAACAATACTGGTATTGAAAACGAAGATATTTTAGAATTCAAGCAAATCACAGTACCTAAGAATCTAAATAATAATAAAAGTAAGATAATAAATCAGGAAAAGACAAATCTAAATAACAATGAATCTATTGAACATAAAAAAAATTTATTTGACTTAAAAAAATTAAAAGAAAGTCTGAATAAAGAATTAAATAAAGCTGAAATCTCTCAATTGCACACTCCAAAACAAGTTATAGAAACACATAAACAAAATGAAGATAAACTTATCAAAAAGAAGACAGACGACTTTCAAGAAAATAAAATAAAACAAATTCTAAAGCCAGAAATTAAAATAGACAGCACAGATACAAAAAACACTTCCATCTCACAAAGTAAAATAATTAAAAAAATAGATCAGTCTTATAATTATGTTATAAAAAAAACACTCTATGAAATATTAGATAATATTAATACCGGAAATTCTTTAATTGCAAAAAAAAGACTTAACGAACTCATTAAAAAAGGATTGAGTAATAAATTTAATAAAATCAATAACTTAATTGATCAACTAAAAACTCAAGAAGCATCTAATCTTTTAATTCAACTAATAAGACAAGATATCGAGCCAAATTTACCCAACATAAAAAAGGCTCCTTTTAACAAGAAGCTTTTAAAACAAAAGCAACATAAAAAAGAAATTCCTCAACTAAATGAGCACTCAATAAACGATCAAATAAAAATTGAAAAAAAACCTCAAATCCATTCAGACCATTCCAAACAACCTCAAACAGATTTAAAATCTCTTCAAATGCTAGCATTAGCAAGTGAGAAACAGCAAGACTTCAAAAATGCCGAAGAAATTTATGAAAAAATTGCAAGCATTACAAATAATGAAGAAGATTACTATAAAGTCGGAATAATGCAATTTAAACTTAAAAAATATGAAGAATCAATAAAAGCATTTGATAAAACAATATCACTGAATCCAAAACATAAAAAAGCATATACAAATAAAGGAACAAATTTAATTTTATTAAATAAACCAAAAGAAGCAATTGAAGTTTTCAAAAAAGCAATTGCCATTGACCCCAATTATGATACTGCCTACTACAAAAAAGGAATAGCAGAAGAAAAAAACAATGACAAACAAAATGCTTTCTTAAGTTTAAAAAAAGCTTATGATATTAAAAAAAATCCCAATTACGCCCTGCAAGCAGGAATTATTGCAAACCATATTGGAGACTTTCAAAACAGTGAAAAATATCTAGAAAAGGCAATAGTATCGATAAAAGAAAAAAATGATGTTATGTTTTACAACCTAGCAATAGCAAAATTTGAAAATAATCGCCTGAATGAATCACTGCAAACGATTAATAAAGCTCTTGACATAAATCCAGAGAAACCTGAATATTTATATTTAAAAGCATCCATTTATCTAAATAAAGAAAATTACAATGAAGCAATACCTCTCTACAATAATGTAGTTTTAAAAGATCCTGAAAATATTACGGCCCATATAAATTTAGCAATAGCATACGAAAAGTCCGGCAATGAACTAAAAGCAATTGAAATTCTTGAAAAGATTAGCAATAAAAATCATTTATTAGCATTAAACAATCTTGGTATACTTTACAAAAACCAAGGAAACTACCAAAAAGCAATAAAAATTTTCCAAAGAGCAGAATCTCTCTCAAGTCTTGAAGCAAAATATAATCTTGCAACAACCTTTATTGCTGTTAAAGACAATAAAAGAGCAACTACAAAATTACAAGAATATATCAAAGAAAATCCAAACAATCCAGAAGCCTTACACGCACTAGGAATAATAGAATATAATGATAATGGGAATGATACAATACTTAAAGAGGTTATCAAAAAATTTCCTGATTATAAACAAAACAATATAATCATGCAAATAATAAATGAATAA
- the mutL gene encoding DNA mismatch repair endonuclease MutL — protein MNKIKFLDKSLVQKIAAGEAIDRPCSVLRELLDNAIDSGADKIEVFLEEGGIRRILIMDNGSGISQSDLKICYLPHTTSKITEEQDLEKIKTLGFRGEALSSIAICSNLTITSSITGEDSYQIEVENGIEKYFKKQSAINGTIVDITNLFHNLPARKRFLKKDSVETKMCIKVFEEKAVTHPNIDFKLSINNELRKVYFKESLIDRVQSVYGEIIENNKFGKIEAEYESIEMQIFFAPPNFSRKDRRNIKIFVNRRPVEEKSLLSAIIDGHRRILTNRNFPICYLFLEIDPRHVDFNIHPQKKEVRFFNLPFLPKQIANNINEFFDREKKEILQDYHNIIIKRQLTNDAHLLQSENDSTNSDFQSYEITKNKALILDKPQNNKITNIIEDKVKFESQNPIHKDKPSFKNHIQNIFLQTSKTINELQKPIEKNQFKYMGQLFSEFLIVENHDEVYFIDQHALHEKIIYQTLINSKKIIQKLLVPIEFQVDFEDTNKILESELEEYRKIDIIVTKIKEQTYQLESIPNICNKYENIIIQFLKTRKSKTIDSLKAELYATIACRQAIKSNDIISSEFSKFLINEFFNLKLKHCPHGRKIYHKLSKFELEQSVNRK, from the coding sequence ATGAATAAAATAAAATTTCTAGATAAAAGTCTTGTACAAAAAATAGCAGCAGGAGAAGCCATAGATCGGCCTTGCTCTGTTTTAAGAGAATTGCTTGACAATGCAATAGATTCCGGAGCAGATAAAATTGAGGTTTTTCTTGAAGAAGGTGGAATCCGCAGAATACTCATCATGGACAATGGCAGTGGCATAAGCCAATCAGATTTAAAGATATGCTACCTACCCCACACAACATCAAAAATAACTGAAGAACAAGACCTTGAAAAAATCAAAACACTAGGATTTAGAGGAGAAGCTCTCTCAAGTATCGCCATTTGTTCAAATCTCACAATAACAAGCTCAATCACAGGAGAAGACAGCTACCAAATTGAAGTTGAAAATGGAATTGAAAAATATTTTAAAAAACAATCTGCTATAAATGGCACAATAGTAGATATTACAAATCTATTTCATAATCTCCCAGCAAGAAAAAGATTCCTAAAAAAAGATTCTGTTGAGACAAAAATGTGCATAAAAGTTTTTGAAGAAAAGGCTGTCACTCATCCCAATATTGACTTTAAATTGAGTATAAACAACGAATTGAGAAAAGTTTACTTTAAAGAAAGCCTCATAGATAGAGTGCAAAGCGTATATGGAGAAATAATAGAAAACAATAAATTTGGGAAAATAGAAGCAGAATATGAAAGTATAGAAATGCAAATCTTTTTCGCCCCACCTAACTTCTCAAGAAAAGACAGACGAAATATAAAAATATTTGTCAATAGGAGACCCGTAGAAGAGAAAAGTCTATTATCAGCAATAATTGACGGACATAGAAGAATACTAACTAATAGAAATTTTCCAATATGTTATCTATTTTTAGAAATAGATCCCAGACATGTCGATTTTAATATACATCCTCAAAAAAAAGAAGTAAGATTCTTTAACTTACCATTTCTTCCTAAACAAATTGCAAATAATATTAATGAATTCTTTGACAGAGAAAAAAAAGAAATTTTACAAGACTATCACAATATAATAATAAAAAGACAACTAACAAATGATGCTCATCTATTACAATCTGAGAATGATTCAACAAACTCAGATTTTCAATCTTATGAAATCACAAAAAACAAAGCATTAATTCTAGACAAACCACAAAATAATAAAATAACAAACATAATAGAAGATAAAGTAAAATTTGAAAGTCAAAATCCAATTCACAAAGATAAACCATCATTTAAAAACCACATACAAAATATTTTTCTACAAACTTCCAAAACAATAAACGAGCTCCAAAAACCAATAGAAAAAAATCAATTCAAATATATGGGACAACTATTCTCAGAATTTCTAATAGTAGAAAACCATGATGAAGTTTATTTCATAGATCAGCATGCACTTCATGAAAAAATCATATATCAAACTCTAATAAATTCAAAAAAAATTATCCAAAAACTTTTAGTACCAATTGAATTTCAAGTAGACTTTGAAGATACAAATAAAATACTAGAAAGCGAATTAGAAGAATATAGAAAAATAGATATTATAGTTACCAAGATCAAAGAGCAAACCTATCAACTCGAATCAATTCCCAATATTTGCAACAAGTATGAAAATATTATTATCCAATTTTTAAAGACAAGAAAAAGTAAAACAATTGATTCTTTGAAAGCCGAATTATACGCAACAATTGCATGTAGACAAGCCATTAAGAGCAATGATATAATAAGCTCTGAATTTAGTAAATTTTTAATAAATGAATTTTTCAATCTCAAACTGAAGCACTGTCCACATGGAAGAAAAATTTATCATAAACTTTCCAAATTTGAGCTTGAACAAAGTGTCAACAGAAAATAA
- the efp gene encoding elongation factor P translates to MSIIKSGDIEKGVFLLFKGMPHVVLTREFSKMGRGSSIVRLKLKNLKNKSIVNETLKGADTAEEIEVLEVRSQYLYRRNENLIFMDLETYDQFNVNLKEVADIEDKFLFLQEAEIYTLVKWEDEVIDLKLPPKIAFEVVDAEIAVKGDTVTNAMKSVILHTGLIVKAPLFINVGDKILVNSETKEYVERFKD, encoded by the coding sequence ATGAGTATAATTAAGTCTGGAGATATTGAAAAAGGGGTTTTTTTGCTTTTTAAAGGCATGCCACATGTTGTTCTTACTCGAGAATTTTCTAAAATGGGTAGAGGTAGTTCTATTGTAAGATTAAAGCTTAAAAATCTTAAAAATAAGTCTATTGTTAATGAAACTTTAAAGGGTGCTGACACAGCAGAAGAAATTGAAGTGTTAGAAGTGAGGTCTCAATATCTTTATAGGAGGAATGAAAATCTTATTTTTATGGATTTAGAAACTTATGATCAATTTAATGTGAATTTAAAAGAAGTTGCAGACATTGAGGATAAGTTTCTGTTTTTGCAAGAGGCTGAAATTTATACTCTTGTCAAGTGGGAAGATGAAGTTATTGATCTTAAATTACCTCCAAAGATTGCATTTGAAGTTGTAGATGCTGAGATTGCTGTGAAAGGTGATACCGTAACTAATGCTATGAAGAGTGTTATCCTTCATACGGGATTGATAGTAAAAGCACCTCTTTTTATTAATGTTGGAGATAAGATTTTAGTTAATTCTGAAACAAAGGAATATGTTGAGAGATTTAAAGATTAA
- a CDS encoding phosphate ABC transporter substrate-binding protein, whose translation MQAIKMLFSILLAFLFSNCTNKSKENVIAIGGSTSTTSIMDEMILRYQKINDQLKVTYDAQGSSVGIKGLFDGIYKMAISSRDATEEEIAEGAKITVIAYDALVFITSPDIKITNITEEDLVKILNGNIRNWKQVGGPDAKINFINRDSSSGSHSSIKELLLDKILKNAEESQFRKDSIVVKSNGEVIEKVSLTSHSIGYISFGYSRSSMEKGLHTLSINSIYPTKETIIKGKYTIKRSLIAITNSISEDQNTLDFIKFMLSPNGQDIVEEQGFIRVHTTKNN comes from the coding sequence ATGCAAGCAATCAAAATGCTTTTTTCTATTTTACTAGCTTTTTTATTTAGTAATTGTACAAATAAAAGTAAAGAAAATGTAATTGCAATCGGTGGATCTACCTCAACAACCTCTATTATGGATGAAATGATTCTAAGATATCAAAAAATAAATGATCAACTTAAAGTGACTTATGATGCACAAGGTAGTAGCGTTGGAATTAAAGGATTATTTGATGGTATTTATAAAATGGCAATATCTTCAAGAGACGCAACTGAAGAAGAAATAGCTGAGGGAGCAAAAATCACGGTCATTGCTTATGATGCTTTAGTATTTATTACAAGTCCTGACATCAAGATAACAAACATTACAGAAGAAGATTTAGTCAAAATACTTAATGGAAATATTAGAAATTGGAAACAAGTCGGTGGACCTGATGCTAAAATTAACTTCATAAATAGAGATTCATCATCTGGTTCTCATTCATCTATTAAAGAACTACTTCTTGATAAGATATTAAAAAATGCTGAAGAATCTCAATTCAGAAAGGATAGTATTGTGGTAAAATCTAATGGCGAAGTAATTGAAAAAGTAAGCCTTACATCTCACTCAATTGGTTATATCAGTTTTGGATATTCAAGAAGTTCAATGGAAAAGGGTCTACACACACTCTCAATAAATAGCATATATCCCACAAAAGAAACGATAATCAAGGGAAAATATACTATAAAGAGAAGTTTAATAGCAATCACGAACAGTATCTCTGAGGATCAAAATACACTTGACTTTATTAAGTTTATGCTAAGTCCAAATGGACAAGATATTGTTGAAGAACAAGGGTTTATAAGAGTCCACACAACTAAAAACAACTAA
- the pstC gene encoding phosphate ABC transporter permease subunit PstC, which translates to MKLTLRTKRNIVKLAFNCFIFASTTISTLAILLLVLFVIKNGLTPFLHNRIKICNFLFSTNWNPTSRLQKSYGVLSFIINSALTTFFSVSIALPIGLGFAIYLSEKAKGAYQKILQTTIELLAGIPSVVYGFFGSTFIASLIKNIVKREDNLGYNLINSVIVLSIMILPTIISVSYTALKAVPKSYKLTSLALAATDWQTTYKVMIPSARRGILAGVILAVGRAIGETIAVLMVGGGSPLFIKNIFSPIRTLTINIAIDMGYASGTHREALFSTALVLLLLVIIINSIKHFILSSSKRLKIK; encoded by the coding sequence ATGAAATTAACTTTAAGGACAAAAAGAAATATTGTTAAATTGGCTTTCAACTGTTTTATTTTTGCATCAACAACAATTAGTACTTTGGCAATATTGCTATTAGTCTTATTTGTAATTAAAAATGGATTAACGCCATTTCTTCATAATAGAATTAAAATTTGTAATTTCCTATTTAGTACAAATTGGAATCCTACTAGCAGATTACAAAAATCTTACGGGGTTTTATCCTTCATTATAAATTCAGCTTTAACAACATTTTTCTCCGTCTCAATTGCATTACCAATTGGACTTGGATTTGCAATTTACCTATCTGAAAAAGCAAAGGGAGCTTATCAGAAAATATTACAAACTACAATAGAGCTCTTAGCAGGAATCCCAAGCGTAGTTTACGGATTTTTTGGAAGTACATTTATAGCATCCCTTATAAAGAACATCGTTAAAAGAGAGGACAACTTAGGATATAATCTAATAAACTCAGTAATAGTTTTAAGTATAATGATACTCCCAACAATAATTAGCGTTTCATACACAGCACTTAAAGCTGTTCCAAAATCATATAAACTAACATCTCTTGCACTAGCTGCAACAGATTGGCAAACAACATATAAAGTAATGATTCCTTCAGCTAGAAGAGGTATCTTAGCAGGAGTAATATTAGCAGTTGGAAGAGCCATTGGTGAGACAATCGCAGTTTTAATGGTTGGAGGTGGTTCACCCCTATTTATAAAAAATATATTTTCGCCCATTAGAACTTTAACAATAAACATTGCAATAGACATGGGATATGCATCTGGAACTCACAGAGAAGCTCTATTCTCTACAGCACTGGTCTTACTATTATTAGTAATAATAATAAACTCAATTAAGCATTTTATTCTATCTTCTTCTAAAAGGCTAAAAATCAAGTGA
- the pstA gene encoding phosphate ABC transporter permease PstA: MYNSLFFTSKKQTLFLDEKKYFLPFKFNNKIIKIAFIINKSIKAEEITTQDIYNIYNNKISHWGSISDQNIDIVPIASSQSNLSSKIILETFTKDNKFNNRYIKIIESNEEMISTVNQTSGAIGYLRKEDLEKLDFKKYPKIKPLKISSMSILIGKKTLQKSENEIIDTLSLNEIKELLVGTTDWNELISKTIKLNIIKYSDYDKNAIKIVEENEGTIAVVPWHAFYKSDAPFLKLYYMQKSMPLNLNFILSTPRNSGKYGGISYLILNTFYVILLTAIISISIGIGTGIMLAEYTSNKVLYKTVSMSVDILSSIPAIIFGLFGLIFFVPILGMGILSGAITSSLMILPMIIKTTEEALKSIPKSYKYGSFALGANKTETIIKILLPASSSGILTGIVLAIGRALGETAVLLFTMGTNLGLASSLNEPSRSLTVHLLLLFQEGYLDKGFATASILIIMILLINLTSKFLINKLYRIK, from the coding sequence ATATACAATTCACTATTCTTTACCAGTAAAAAACAGACACTATTTTTAGATGAAAAAAAATATTTTTTACCATTCAAATTTAATAATAAAATAATAAAAATTGCCTTTATTATTAATAAGAGCATAAAAGCAGAAGAAATCACCACTCAAGATATCTATAACATATACAACAATAAAATTTCACACTGGGGCAGCATATCAGATCAAAATATTGACATAGTTCCAATTGCAAGTTCACAATCAAACCTTTCCAGCAAAATTATATTAGAAACTTTCACCAAAGACAATAAATTTAATAATAGATATATAAAAATTATAGAATCTAATGAAGAAATGATATCAACTGTCAATCAAACATCAGGTGCTATTGGATACTTAAGAAAAGAGGATCTTGAAAAATTAGATTTTAAAAAATATCCGAAGATCAAACCCTTAAAAATTAGCTCCATGTCTATCTTAATAGGCAAAAAAACATTGCAAAAAAGTGAAAATGAAATCATTGATACACTAAGTCTTAATGAGATTAAAGAGTTACTCGTAGGCACAACAGATTGGAATGAATTAATATCTAAAACTATCAAATTAAATATTATAAAATATTCAGATTATGATAAAAACGCAATAAAAATAGTAGAAGAAAACGAAGGAACAATTGCAGTTGTACCTTGGCACGCATTCTACAAAAGTGATGCACCCTTTCTCAAACTATACTACATGCAAAAAAGCATGCCTTTAAATTTAAATTTCATATTATCTACTCCAAGAAATTCTGGAAAATATGGAGGAATTTCTTACTTAATCTTAAATACATTTTATGTCATACTATTAACAGCAATAATCTCAATTTCAATAGGAATTGGCACAGGAATAATGCTTGCAGAATATACTTCAAATAAAGTACTGTATAAAACAGTATCTATGAGTGTTGATATATTATCATCAATTCCTGCTATTATTTTTGGACTTTTCGGACTTATCTTTTTTGTGCCAATTTTAGGTATGGGAATACTTTCTGGAGCAATAACAAGTTCTTTAATGATATTACCAATGATCATTAAAACAACTGAAGAAGCACTAAAATCAATTCCTAAATCATACAAATATGGTTCTTTTGCCCTAGGTGCCAATAAAACAGAAACTATAATTAAAATCTTATTACCCGCTTCTAGTTCAGGTATTTTAACAGGAATAGTGCTTGCAATAGGACGTGCTCTTGGAGAAACTGCCGTACTCCTATTTACAATGGGAACAAATTTAGGACTTGCAAGTTCCTTAAATGAGCCTTCAAGAAGTTTAACTGTACATCTATTATTATTATTTCAAGAAGGATATCTAGACAAAGGTTTTGCAACAGCATCAATACTTATAATAATGATACTTTTAATAAATCTAACATCAAAATTTCTAATCAATAAACTATATAGGATCAAGTAA
- the pstB gene encoding phosphate ABC transporter ATP-binding protein PstB, which produces MTEDKAIIKTENLNLFYTDFKALNDINISILRNSITALIGPSGCGKSTFLRTLNRMNDLVEGVKIEGKVIYEGKSIYSNNFDVLELRRKIGMVFQTPNPFLMSVYDNISYGPKIHGIKDKKKLDEIVEKSLIKAALWNEVKDKLNRNALSLSGGQQQRLCIARTLAIEPNVILMDEPTSALDPISTGKIEELIINLKESYTIIIVTHNMQQAGRISDRTAFFLNGYIEEESQTDDLFFNPKNIKTEEYITGKFG; this is translated from the coding sequence ATGACTGAAGATAAAGCAATTATTAAAACTGAGAATTTAAATTTGTTTTATACAGATTTTAAAGCATTAAATGATATTAATATATCAATACTAAGAAATAGCATTACAGCCTTAATAGGCCCATCAGGTTGTGGAAAATCAACATTTCTTAGAACACTTAATAGAATGAATGATCTTGTGGAAGGCGTTAAAATAGAAGGAAAAGTTATATATGAGGGCAAAAGCATTTATTCAAATAATTTTGATGTACTGGAACTTAGAAGAAAAATTGGAATGGTTTTTCAAACTCCTAACCCATTCTTGATGTCAGTTTATGACAACATAAGCTATGGACCTAAAATTCATGGAATTAAAGACAAAAAAAAACTTGACGAGATAGTTGAAAAATCATTAATAAAAGCTGCACTCTGGAACGAAGTAAAAGATAAACTTAATAGAAATGCTTTAAGTCTTTCAGGGGGACAACAACAAAGGCTCTGCATTGCAAGAACTCTTGCAATTGAACCAAATGTAATATTAATGGATGAACCTACTTCTGCTCTTGATCCAATCTCAACAGGAAAAATTGAAGAATTAATAATAAATTTAAAAGAAAGCTACACGATCATAATCGTAACTCATAATATGCAACAAGCTGGACGAATATCTGATAGAACTGCATTTTTCCTTAACGGATACATTGAAGAAGAAAGCCAAACAGATGATTTATTCTTCAATCCTAAAAATATTAAAACAGAAGAATACATCACCGGTAAATTTGGCTAA
- a CDS encoding ZIP family metal transporter has protein sequence MFKGLGDYLLTLHPIFLGFLGSTFTWFTTAFGAAAVFCFRKVNNKIMDAMLGFSAGIMIAASFFSLIKPAIEMAEELGYVAWVPAVFGFLFGAFFIYVVDVFVPDLDKLTFIDEDLTRHGKKDFLLFTAVTLHNFPEGLAVGVAFGALASSPDIHTLVGAMILTLGIGIQNMPEGAAISLPLRRGNVPLWKCFNYGQMSGLVEIIGGFLGSYAVYTFTRILPFALSFSAGAMIYVSIEQLIPEAKRKDIDNKVPTIFGVLGFALMMFLDVSLG, from the coding sequence ATGTTTAAAGGTTTAGGCGATTATTTGTTAACTTTACATCCTATTTTTTTAGGATTTTTGGGTTCTACTTTTACTTGGTTTACTACAGCTTTTGGAGCGGCTGCTGTCTTTTGTTTTAGAAAGGTAAATAATAAAATAATGGATGCTATGCTTGGATTTTCAGCAGGAATTATGATTGCTGCTAGTTTTTTTTCACTTATTAAACCAGCAATAGAGATGGCAGAAGAACTTGGTTATGTTGCATGGGTACCGGCAGTTTTTGGATTTCTTTTTGGAGCATTTTTTATATATGTTGTAGATGTATTTGTGCCAGATCTTGATAAGCTAACATTTATTGATGAAGATTTAACAAGACATGGTAAAAAGGATTTTTTACTTTTTACAGCTGTTACGTTGCATAATTTTCCAGAAGGACTTGCTGTTGGTGTTGCTTTTGGTGCTTTAGCTTCTTCGCCTGACATTCATACTTTAGTTGGAGCTATGATTCTTACCTTAGGAATTGGTATTCAAAATATGCCGGAAGGTGCAGCAATTTCTTTGCCTTTAAGACGAGGAAATGTGCCTTTATGGAAGTGTTTTAATTATGGTCAAATGTCAGGTTTAGTAGAAATTATTGGTGGATTCTTAGGATCTTATGCAGTTTATACTTTTACTAGGATTTTGCCTTTTGCTTTATCTTTTTCAGCAGGGGCAATGATTTATGTTTCAATTGAACAATTAATACCTGAAGCTAAAAGGAAAGATATTGACAATAAGGTTCCAACTATATTTGGAGTTCTTGGGTTTGCTTTGATGATGTTTCTAGATGTTTCTTTGGGGTAA